A genome region from Triticum aestivum cultivar Chinese Spring chromosome 2B, IWGSC CS RefSeq v2.1, whole genome shotgun sequence includes the following:
- the LOC123044674 gene encoding polyadenylate-binding protein RBP45 isoform X2: protein MQPTYQPPMNGQHAPQPKASGAPPPPLQQAPPPQQYYQAPPQYYQQGPPPAMWGHPQQHMPPQYAPPPQQYAPQPPQQYAPPPQHYAPPPPQYGAQMAGGPPPGGEDIRSLWIGDLQYWMDETYLYNAFAPVGPQQVTSVKIIRNKHTGQPEGYGFIEFQSRAAAEYALGTFNGQMMPNVEQVFKLNWASCSAGDKRGDDGSDHTIFVGDLAADVTDAMLEEIFKATYPSVKGANVVTDRATGRSKGYGFVRFGDLNEQTRAMTEMNGVLLSTRQMRIGPAANKKNMGTQQTYSTNGYQSSQVNEAANDPNNTTIFVGGLDSNIDENYLRQVFTPYGEVGYVKIPVGKRCGFVQFTSRACAEQAISALNGSQIGSSNVRLSWGRSQNKQAPQQDANQGNGNSYYGYQQGPDAYYGAPNVQDPSMQNYGYSGYGSYEQQQQPSQQQQPPQQQPPQQQQQQPPQQ from the exons ATGCAGCCAACATACCAGCCGCCAATGAACGGCCAGCACGCGCCTCAGCCGAAGGCCTCTGGGGCTCCGCCGCCTCCTCTGCAGCAGGCACCCCCGCCGCAGCAGTACTACCAGGCGCCGCCGCAGTACTACCAGCAGGGACCCCCGCCGGCGATGTGGGGCCACCCGCAGCAGCATATGCCTCCGCAGTACGCGCCTCCGCCGCAGCAGTACGCGCCTCAGCCTCCTCAGCAGtacgcgccgccgccgcagcattacgcgccgccgccgccgcagtacGGAGCGCAGATGGCTGGCGGGCCGCCTCCCGGAGGCGAGGATATCAGGTCGCTGTGGATCGGAGATCTCCAGTACTGGATGGATGAGACCTACCTCTACAACGCCTTTGCGCCTGTGGGGCCGCAGCAG GTCACCTCAGTGAAAATTATCCGCAACAAACATACTGGGCAGCCTGAGGGTTATGGTTTTATTGAATTTCAATCTCGAGCTGCTGCGGAATATGCTCTTGGGACCTTTAATGGGCAGATGATGCCTAAtgttgaacaagttttcaagcTAAACTGGGCTTCTTGTAGTGCTGGTGACAAGCGGGGTGACGATGGTTCTGATCACACAATATTTGTTGGTGATTTGGCTGCTGATGTTACTGACGCCATGTTGGAAGAGATATTCAAAGCCACCTACCCATCAGTTAAAGGTGCTAATGTTGTTACTGACAGGGCCACTGGTCGCTCCAAAGGATATGGTTTTGTACGTTTTGGAGATCTAAATGAGCAGACACGTGCTATGACTGAGATGAATGGAGTGCTATTGTCTACAAGACAAATGAGGATTGGGCCTGCAGCTAACAAGAAGAATATGGGTACTCAGCAGACATATTCAACTAATG GGTACCAGAGCTCTCAAGTAAATGAGGCGGCGAATGATCCCAACAATACTACA ATCTTTGTGGGCGGGTTAGATTCCAATATAGATGAGAACTATCTAAGGCAAGTTTTTACTCCATATGGCGAAGTTGGTTATGTGAAGATTCCTGTAGGCAAGCGTTGTGGATTTGTCCAATTTACCAGCAG GGCGTGCGCTGAGCAGGCCATCAGTGCGCTGAATGGGTCTCAGATTGGTAGTTCCAATGTTCGTCTTTCATGGGGCCGTAGCCAAAACAAACAG GCTCCCCAGCAGGATGCAAACCAGGGTAATGGCAACAGCTACTATGGATATCAACAGGGTCCTGATGCATACTATGGTGCACCCAATGTGCAAGATCCTAGCATGCAAAACTATGGATACTCTGGTTATGGCAGTTACGAGCAGCAACAGCAGCCATCTCAGCAGCAGCAACCTCCACAGCAGCAGCCAccacagcagcaacagcagcagccccCACAGCAG TGA
- the LOC123044674 gene encoding polyadenylate-binding protein RBP45 isoform X1: MQPTYQPPMNGQHAPQPKASGAPPPPLQQAPPPQQYYQAPPQYYQQGPPPAMWGHPQQHMPPQYAPPPQQYAPQPPQQYAPPPQHYAPPPPQYGAQMAGGPPPGGEDIRSLWIGDLQYWMDETYLYNAFAPVGPQQVTSVKIIRNKHTGQPEGYGFIEFQSRAAAEYALGTFNGQMMPNVEQVFKLNWASCSAGDKRGDDGSDHTIFVGDLAADVTDAMLEEIFKATYPSVKGANVVTDRATGRSKGYGFVRFGDLNEQTRAMTEMNGVLLSTRQMRIGPAANKKNMGTQQTYSTNAGYQSSQVNEAANDPNNTTIFVGGLDSNIDENYLRQVFTPYGEVGYVKIPVGKRCGFVQFTSRACAEQAISALNGSQIGSSNVRLSWGRSQNKQAPQQDANQGNGNSYYGYQQGPDAYYGAPNVQDPSMQNYGYSGYGSYEQQQQPSQQQQPPQQQPPQQQQQQPPQQ; the protein is encoded by the exons ATGCAGCCAACATACCAGCCGCCAATGAACGGCCAGCACGCGCCTCAGCCGAAGGCCTCTGGGGCTCCGCCGCCTCCTCTGCAGCAGGCACCCCCGCCGCAGCAGTACTACCAGGCGCCGCCGCAGTACTACCAGCAGGGACCCCCGCCGGCGATGTGGGGCCACCCGCAGCAGCATATGCCTCCGCAGTACGCGCCTCCGCCGCAGCAGTACGCGCCTCAGCCTCCTCAGCAGtacgcgccgccgccgcagcattacgcgccgccgccgccgcagtacGGAGCGCAGATGGCTGGCGGGCCGCCTCCCGGAGGCGAGGATATCAGGTCGCTGTGGATCGGAGATCTCCAGTACTGGATGGATGAGACCTACCTCTACAACGCCTTTGCGCCTGTGGGGCCGCAGCAG GTCACCTCAGTGAAAATTATCCGCAACAAACATACTGGGCAGCCTGAGGGTTATGGTTTTATTGAATTTCAATCTCGAGCTGCTGCGGAATATGCTCTTGGGACCTTTAATGGGCAGATGATGCCTAAtgttgaacaagttttcaagcTAAACTGGGCTTCTTGTAGTGCTGGTGACAAGCGGGGTGACGATGGTTCTGATCACACAATATTTGTTGGTGATTTGGCTGCTGATGTTACTGACGCCATGTTGGAAGAGATATTCAAAGCCACCTACCCATCAGTTAAAGGTGCTAATGTTGTTACTGACAGGGCCACTGGTCGCTCCAAAGGATATGGTTTTGTACGTTTTGGAGATCTAAATGAGCAGACACGTGCTATGACTGAGATGAATGGAGTGCTATTGTCTACAAGACAAATGAGGATTGGGCCTGCAGCTAACAAGAAGAATATGGGTACTCAGCAGACATATTCAACTAATG CAGGGTACCAGAGCTCTCAAGTAAATGAGGCGGCGAATGATCCCAACAATACTACA ATCTTTGTGGGCGGGTTAGATTCCAATATAGATGAGAACTATCTAAGGCAAGTTTTTACTCCATATGGCGAAGTTGGTTATGTGAAGATTCCTGTAGGCAAGCGTTGTGGATTTGTCCAATTTACCAGCAG GGCGTGCGCTGAGCAGGCCATCAGTGCGCTGAATGGGTCTCAGATTGGTAGTTCCAATGTTCGTCTTTCATGGGGCCGTAGCCAAAACAAACAG GCTCCCCAGCAGGATGCAAACCAGGGTAATGGCAACAGCTACTATGGATATCAACAGGGTCCTGATGCATACTATGGTGCACCCAATGTGCAAGATCCTAGCATGCAAAACTATGGATACTCTGGTTATGGCAGTTACGAGCAGCAACAGCAGCCATCTCAGCAGCAGCAACCTCCACAGCAGCAGCCAccacagcagcaacagcagcagccccCACAGCAG TGA